AGCGCCTGCACCGCGGGGGAATCGTTGTTCAGCGTATAGGACCAAGCCCCATCGGTGCCCACCGTGAAGGTGCCATGGGCATCGGTCACGCTGGATTCCTGGAAGCTGGTCGCCGAATCCACATCGGTGGCGTTGAGATCGCCGCTGGTCTTGAGAACCCCGTCCTCGCCGACACCGCCACGGGTGTCGCCGGTGATCACGGCGGCGTCATTGGCGCCATCCACCGTCACGGTGACGGTCTGGGTGGTGCCGTCCGCCGTCTGGACCTCGAAGGTCTTGGTCAGGTGGTCATTGGCGCCCAGCGCCTGCACCGCGGGGGAATCGTTGTTCAGCGTATAGGACCAAGCCCCATCGGTGCCCACCGTGAAGGTGCCATGGGCATCGGTCACGCTGGATTCCTGGAAGCTGGTCGCCGAATCCACATCGGTGGCGTTGAGGTCGCCGCTGGTCTTGAGAACCCCGTCCTCGCCGACACCGCCACGGGTGTCGCCGGTGATCACGGCGGCGTCATTGACCGAGGCCACGTCAAGCGTGGCCGTGCCCGCAGTCGTGCCGCCATGGCCGTCCGAGACGGTGTAGGTGAGATCCACCTGACCGTTGAAATCATGGTTGGGCGTGAAGGTATAGGTGCCGTCGTGGTTGTCGTGGATGGTGCCGTTGGTGGCAGAGAGATCGCTCACCGACAAGGTGTCGCCTTCCACATCCGAGCCGTTCTTCAGCAGATCGCTGGCCTTGATGGTGATGGAGTTGTCCTCGTCGCCTCCCTTGACCTCCACCGGGCCGGAGACCACCGGGCCGTCATTGGTTCCGGTGATGTCAACGGCGCCTTGCGCCGTGGTGGAGCCACCGTGACCATCCGAAACGGTCACCGAGAAGCTATCGGTCACCTTGGCGCCTTCACCCAGGCTGGCGGCGGCCTTGTTCGGTTCAAAGGTGTAACCGCCGGTGGCGGTATCGATGGTGACGGTACCGTGCGCCGTCTCATGGGTGGTGATCGGATTGCCGTCGGCATCGGTGCCGAAAGAATAGGTCAGGGATTGATTGAGGTCGATGTCGGACGCAGCCACATGGCCGGTGGTCAGGCCGGTGTGATCGGTCGCGGTGGCATGGACCGAACTGTCGAAATCGATCACCGGGTCATGATTGGTGGTGCCGGTGACCTTGACGTTGACATCAATGGTCTGGCTGGCCGAGCCGCCCTGGCCGTCGGAGACGATCACACTGAAGTGGTCGGTCTGGGTCGAGCCCTCGGGAAGGGCGCGGGCGGCATCATTGGGCGCAAACTTGTAATCACCGGTCGTCGGATCAACCGTCGCCGTACCATGGTCGGTATGGACGGTCAGGATGGGATGACCATCGCCATCTGTGCCGAAGGAATAGGTCAGGGTATCGGCAGCACCGACACTCACCCCACCCACTACGCCGGTATCGGCGTCGGTGGCGGCCACATGCCCCTCGCCGCCGACCGTGTCGGTGACGTTGATGCTGGTGTCGGTGTGCTTGAGATCGATGACCGGCGCATCGTTGCTGCCGGTGATGGTGACCTCGACCTCGCCCACGCTGGACGCCACGTTATTGTTGTCGATGGACACGACCTTGAACGAATCACCCAGCGTCTCCCCAACGCCGAGACCGGAATCGTTGGCAGGCGTATAGGTGTATTCGCCAGTGGCGGCGTCGATGCTGACCGTGCCGTGATCGGTCGTCAGGCTGGTCACATGGTTGCCGTCGGCATCGACCAGGGCGTAATGCAGGGTGTCGGCACCGGCGGGAGTGGCGCCCGCC
Above is a genomic segment from Paramagnetospirillum magnetotacticum MS-1 containing:
- a CDS encoding VCBS domain-containing protein; protein product: MAENNNSNPPHDQHAKDQHAKDQHDGGEENAQQSLDDLTVLQNVQSQNMGESRYNATRAVDVSDTQLGSLANVQQGSTGNPQVQNLGGIAGGAKVSLDVAIDGSKDGSVAPPELESLAVDVHENAHTVATNFGGAKALNVQELPDLARPDTDFKDQDRGSVPPQTFTPAGGFVPNNQGPQVAAPAVAAEPKAKTPEIQAAVNHAPVVDAAGTSHVDQAHSVSGRVSAHDIDGDSLTYHLVGADGSVTDSLTNDHGTLTIDPKTGVYTFTANEGTAALGLGENVLDTFNVRVDDGHGATATTSLSIEIDGTNDKPTLTVHDAATTDDHSAVIGSVVGADSDTGVVAGVQVGSADTLSYALVDAAGNHVTSLTTGHGTVSIDASTGEYTFTPNADAAHLVKDQTVDDSFKVVSIDNHGAASDSGTVKVTITGSDDAPTVTVHDLVTVDDHSAIKGSAVGADIDTGNVAGATPAGADTLHYALVDADGNHVTSLTTDHGTVSIDAATGEYTYTPANDSGLGVGETLGDSFKVVSIDNNNVASSVGEVEVTITGSNDAPVIDLKHTDTSINVTDTVGGEGHVAATDADTGVVGGVSVGAADTLTYSFGTDGDGHPILTVHTDHGTATVDPTTGDYKFAPNDAARALPEGSTQTDHFSVIVSDGQGGSASQTIDVNVKVTGTTNHDPVIDFDSSVHATATDHTGLTTGHVAASDIDLNQSLTYSFGTDADGNPITTHETAHGTVTIDTATGGYTFEPNKAAASLGEGAKVTDSFSVTVSDGHGGSTTAQGAVDITGTNDGPVVSGPVEVKGGDEDNSITIKASDLLKNGSDVEGDTLSVSDLSATNGTIHDNHDGTYTFTPNHDFNGQVDLTYTVSDGHGGTTAGTATLDVASVNDAAVITGDTRGGVGEDGVLKTSGDLNATDVDSATSFQESSVTDAHGTFTVGTDGAWSYTLNNDSPAVQALGANDHLTKTFEVQTADGTTQTVTVTVDGANDAAVITGDTRGGVGEDGVLKTSGDLNATDVDSATSFQESSVTDAHGTFTVGTDGAWSYTLNNDSPAVQAL